Proteins encoded within one genomic window of Lynx canadensis isolate LIC74 chromosome B2, mLynCan4.pri.v2, whole genome shotgun sequence:
- the LOC115513785 gene encoding HLA class II histocompatibility antigen, DR alpha chain-like — MAINGVLVLGFLIVAFLMCPQESGAIKEEHVIIQAEFYLKPDSSGEFMFDFDGDEIFHVDMEKKETVWRLEEFGRFASFEAQGALANIAVDKANLDILIKRSNNTPNTNEPPEVTVLSNSPVELGEPNILICLIDKFSPPVINVTWLRNGKPVTTGVSETVFLPREDHLFRKFHYLPFLPSTEDVYDCKVEHWGLDEPLLKHWEFDAPTPLPETTENVVCALGLVVGLVGIIVGTIFIIKGMRKVNAGERRGPL; from the exons atggccATAAATGGAGTCCTGGTGCTAGGATTTCTTATCGTGGCTTTCCTGATGTGTCCTCAGGAATCCGGGGCTATCAAAG AGGAGCATGTGATCATCCAGGCTGAGTTCTATCTGAAGCCTGACTCATCAGGCGAGTTTATGTTTGACTTTGATGGTGATGAGATTTTCCACGTGGATATGGAAAAGAAGGAGACAGTGTGGCGGCTTGAAGAATTTGGACGTTTTGCCAGCTTTGAGGCCCAGGGTGCCTTGGCCAATATAGCTGTGGACAAAGCTAACCTGGACATCTTGATAAAGCGCTCCAACAACACCCCAAACACCAATG AACCTCCTGAGGTGACTGTGCTCTCAAACAGCCCTGTGGAACTGGGAGAGCCCAACATCCTCATCTGTCTCATCGACAAGTTCTCCCCACCAGTGATCAATGTCACGTGGCTTCGAAATGGAAAGCCTGTCACCACAGGAGTGTCAGAGACCGTCTTCCTGCCCCGGGAAGACCACCTTTTCCGCAAGTTCCACTATCTCCCTTTCCTACCCTCGACGGAGGATGTCTATGACTGCAAGGTGGAGCACTGGGGTTTGGATGAGCCTCTTCTCAAGCACTGGG aGTTTGATGCACCAACCCCCCTCCCAGAGACaacagaaaatgtggtatgtgccCTGGGCCTTGTCGTGGGTCTGGTGGGCATCATTGTTGGAACCATCTTCATCATCAAGGGCATGCGCAAGGTCAATGCTGGTGAACGCCGAGGGCCTCTGTGA